In Musa acuminata AAA Group cultivar baxijiao chromosome BXJ3-11, Cavendish_Baxijiao_AAA, whole genome shotgun sequence, one DNA window encodes the following:
- the LOC135652161 gene encoding thaumatin-like protein 1: MAGFMASLSATLLVFFLVQGWSAAKFTLTNNCDDTVWPGVLSNAGDAALSTTGFGLETGQSKSLDAPAGWSGRLWARTLCATDSSGRFSCGTGDCGSGKVECSGGGATPPVTLAEFTLGGGGGGGGMDYYDVSLVDGYNLPMLVVAQGGSGSGCGSTGCVADLNGVCPSDLKVVARRSSSRGSEVVACMSACEAFGSPQYCCSGAYGNPNTCKPSSYSQFFKNACPKAYSYAFDDATSTFTCADADYLITFCPSTASQKSSSQNPESSAGAGLPSSDGDGGAMEFVGGDEFRGASPTVAIRVSLAILVTSWLL, encoded by the exons ATGGCTGGATTCATGGCTAGTTTGTCTGCGACTCTTTTGGTCTTCTTTCTTGTTCAAG GGTGGTCGGCGGCTAAATTCACGTTAACCAACAACTGCGACGACACGGTGTGGCCGGGCGTGCTATCGAACGCCGGAGATGCTGCGCTCTCGACGACGGGATTCGGTCTGGAGACAGGGCAGTCGAAGAGCCTCGACGCGCCCGCCGGGTGGTCGGGCCGTCTCTGGGCCCGCACGCTCTGCGCCACCGACTCCTCCGGCAGGTTCAGCTGCGGGACCGGGGACTGCGGGTCCGGCAAGGTGGAGTGCTCCGGCGGCGGCGCCACACCGCCGGTCACGCTGGCGGAGTTCACCTtgggaggtggcggcggcggaggcgggatGGACTACTACGACGTGAGCCTGGTGGACGGCTACAACTTGCCGATGCTGGTGGTGGCGCAGGGGGGGTCTGGCAGCGGTTGCGGCTCGACCGGGTGCGTAGCGGACCTCAACGGGGTGTGCCCGTCGGACCTGAAGGTGGTGGCGAGGCGGTCGAGCAGCCGGGGGAGCGAGGTCGTGGCGTGCATGAGCGCGTGCGAGGCCTTCGGGTCGCCGCAGTACTGCTGCAGCGGCGCCTACGGCAATCCCAACACGTGCAAGCCCTCGTCCTACTCGCAGTTCTTTAAGAACGCCTGCCCCAAGGCCTACAGCTACGCCTTCGACGACGCCACCTCCACGTTCACCTGCGCCGACGCCGACTACCTCATCACCTTCTGCCCCAGCACCGCCAG TCAGAAATCCTCGAGCCAGAATCCGGAGTCGTCGGCCGGCGCCGGGCTACCGTCAAGCGACGGCGATGGCGGCGCAATGGAGTTCGTTGGCGGCGACGAGTTCCGCGGCGCCTCGCCGACCGTGGCAATACGCGTTTCGCTCGCAATTCTTGTCACGTCGTGGCTACTCTGA
- the LOC135653209 gene encoding pentatricopeptide repeat-containing protein At2g21090-like isoform X2, giving the protein MPTHPPPCLLQSLRHCLAVGHLDLAVDTLPLLARCGLRPDSATLALLLRLCLRSPAALPLAGRVHLFLRLSGLLCAAPTPPLANHLLAFHFLRGRPDDARRLFRRMATPNLFSFNTMLAGYARLGMLHQARRLFDRMPHRDVVSWNTMILALARAGSCGDAVGLYSQLRRFSLGFNAHTFSGLLVACVRLGEAHLVRQVHAQVLLVGFLTNIIISSSLVNSYTKCGFVDDARKLFDEMPTRDVLAWTTLVHGLASSGDLVSARRVFDEMPEKNSISWTALIGSYTRHGHPFEALDLFRNMMKLGVSPDQFTFSSALCACGAIASVKHGKQIHARLLRTRFNPNAIVISSLVDMYSKCGDLAGGQRVFDLTDAGRMDTVLWNTMMSAAGQHGDGIEAVKMFEEMIKTGTKPDANTFIVLLTACSHSGLVEQGLRLFCSMRKQHGVVPDEDHYVCLVDMLGRAGRLEEATECLREMPCGPSARAWNALLGVCRIHGNLRLGRMVAQRAIKSDPECPTAYVLLSNFYADLGQWESVEKVRHLMQENKAMKERASSWIPFDNEIQSLGALDQLQPAEEVVCVRNISLSDEA; this is encoded by the coding sequence ATGCCCACCCATCCCCCCCCGTGCCTCCTCCAGTCCCTCCGCCACTGCCTCGCCGTCGGCCACCTTGACCTCGCCGTCGATACCCTCCCCCTCCTCGCTCGTTGCGGCCTCCGCCCTGACTCCGCCACCCTTGCTCTCCTCCTCCGCTTGTGCCTCCGGTCCCCCGCCGCCCTTCCCTTAGCTGGCCGTGTCCACCTCTTCCTTCGCCTCTCCGGCCTCCTCTGTGCTGCCCCCACCCCTCCTCTCGCCAATCACCTACTCGCCTTTCACTTCCTCCGCGGCCGCCCTGACGACGCTCGCCGCCTCTTCCGCCGGATGGCCACCCCCAACCTCTTCTCCTTCAACACCATGCTCGCAGGATACGCCCGCCTCGGCATGCTCCACCAAGCCAGGCGCCTCTTCGACCGCATGCCCCACCGCGACGTCGTATCGTGGAACACCATGATCCTCGCCCTCGCTCGCGCTGGCTCTTGCGGCGACGCCGTCGGCCTCTATTCCCAGCTCCGCCGCTTCTCACTCGGGTTCAACGCCCACACTTTCTCCGGCCTCCTGGTCGCCTGCGTTCGGCTCGGGGAGGCGCACCTCGTCCGCCAGGTCCACGCCCAGGTGCTCCTTGTCGGGTTCTTGACCAATATCATCATCTCCAGCTCTCTGGTCAACTCTTACACGAAATgtgggtttgtggatgatgccagGAAGCTGTTTGATGAGATGCCTACCAGAGATGTGCTAGCTTGGACTACCCTGGTTCACGGTCTTGCCAGCAGCGGCGACCTAGTTTCTGCTCGTAGGGTGTTTGATGAGATGCCGGAGAAGAATTCCATCTCCTGGACTGCCTTGATTGGAAGTTACACACGCCATGGCCACCCTTTCGAAGCTCTGGATCTGTTTAGAAACATGATGAAATTGGGAGTTTCGCCAGATCAGTTCACTTTCAGCAGTGCCCTTTGTGCCTGCGGTGCTATTGCTTCAGTGAAGCATGGAAAGCAGATCCATGCTCGCTTGCTGAGAACCCGTTTCAACCCAAATGCCATAGTCATCAGTTCTCTCGTTGATATGTATTCCAAGTGTGGGGATCTGGCAGGAGGTCAAAGGGTTTTTGATCTTACGGATGCTGGCAGGATGGACACTGTGTTGTGGAATACAATGATGTCGGCTGCTGGGCAGCATGGTGATGGAATAGAGGCCGTTAAAATGTTTGAGGAGATGATTAAAACAGGGACAAAGCCTGATGCTAATACTTTCATAGTTCTTTTGACTGCATGCAGTCATTCAGGCCTTGTAGAGCAGGGGTTACGGTTATTCTGTTCCATGAGGAAACAACATGGTGTTGTTCCGGATGAAGATCACTATGTGTGTTTGGTAGACATGCTGGGCCGAGCAGGGCGTCTTGAAGAGGCAACAGAATGCCTCAGGGAGATGCCTTGTGGACCCAGTGCTCGAGCATGGAACGCATTGCTAGGGGTTTGTAGGATTCATGGGAACTTACGGCTTGGAAGGATGGTGGCACAAAGGGCTATTAAGTCGGATCCAGAATGTCCGACAGCGTATGTCCTGCTTTCAAATTTCTATGCAGATCTTGGACAGTGGGAATCTGTGGAGAAGGTCAGACACCTCATGCAGGAGAATAAAGCAATGAAAGAACGAGCTTCCAGCTGGATTCCATTTGATAATGAGATCCAGTCTTTGGGAGCCTTGGATCAATTGCAGCCCGCGGAGGAGGTTGTATGTGTCAGGAACATTAGTTTGTCAGATGAAGCATAG
- the LOC103970107 gene encoding uncharacterized protein LOC103970107 produces MDLLLSFSLLPTLFLVLLLLSPAAQATTVAGTIERTTKQQVLASIPPHAADTSVPFLTSPSGKYTACLLRRETAPGAGGFGNDFCYIQVQDTSTGRSMWESECGPVSSANTCAAVFTAYGLQVFDGSTPVWDTGAQSADNNFLQTLELVDHGDMRIRDKDGELAWKASDDPRANQGCGLPGSPGLAPALPPFAVPIGGDDQNLPFGRPASGGQQLPQSNTMYDQQQQHPLGGASQAFGFDGQPLLDNSPYDSGCYGKGAGSWVGVGVALLLLLPVLA; encoded by the coding sequence ATGGatctcctcctctccttctccctGCTGCCAACTCTTTTCCTGGTCCTACTACTCCTCTCACCAGCCGCACAAGCCACCACCGTGGCCGGCACCATCGAGAGGACGACCAAGCAGCAAGTCCTGGCGAGCATCCCTCCCCACGCGGCGGACACCTCCGTGCCCTTCCTCACCTCCCCCTCCGGCAAGTACACCGCCTGCCTCCTCCGCCGCGAGACCGCCCCCGGGGCCGGTGGCTTCGGCAACGACTTCTGCTACATCCAGGTGCAGGACACGAGCACGGGACGGAGCATGTGGGAGTCGGAGTGCGGCCCGGTGAGCAGCGCCAACACCTGCGCCGCGGTGTTCACCGCGTACGGCCTGCAGGTGTTCGACGGCAGCACCCCGGTATGGGACACCGGGGCGCAGTCCGCCGACAACAACTTCCTGCAGACGCTGGAGCTGGTCGACCACGGCGACATGCGCATCCGCGACAAGGACGGCGAGTTAGCGTGGAAGGCGAGCGACGATCCGCGGGCGAACCAGGGGTGTGGCCTGCCAGGCTCGCCTGGCCTGGCGCCCGCGTTGCCTCCCTTCGCGGTGCCGATCGGAGGCGACGACCAGAATCTTCCGTTCGGGCGGCCGGCGTCGGGCGGTCAGCAGCTGCCGCAGTCGAACACGATGTacgaccagcagcagcagcatccgcTGGGCGGGGCGAGCCAGGCGTTCGGGTTCGACGGCCAGCCGCTCTTAGACAACTCGCCTTACGACAGCGGCTGCTACGGTAAAGGAGCGGGGAGTTGGGTGGGAGTGGGagtcgccctcctcctcctcctcccggtaTTGGCTTAA
- the LOC103970112 gene encoding serine carboxypeptidase-like 7, with the protein MAAPATETINKGAKEVVSSVSHLFLLLLFLSPWPLVSSLDVITHLPGFDGPLPFYLETGYVNVDEANDVQLFYYFIKSEREPKDDPLLLWLTGGPGCSGLSGLIYEIGPLEFDVDSYTEGLLPSLLYKPTSWTKVSSIIFLDSPVGTGFSYSTCKQALKTSDIKSSVDVHTFLRKWYVDHPSFMANPLYIAGDSYSGFTVPVVAQYIADGNEAGYGVHLNLKGYLLGNPCTDANYDGDAIVAYAHGFGFISDELYESAKKSCGGRYQNPSNAECARWVDTVKQDLSGINAAQILEPQCSFPESPKPNIITADRRRLLEALSELPTSNTNDPLCRNYWYLLSHAWANNDTVRQALGIREGSVQIWLRCDIGLNNYTYDVLSSIKYHLSLTSRGYRALVYSGDHDLTVPFLGTQAWIRSLNFSIVDDWRPWSVEGQVAGFTRSYSNNLTFATVKGGGHTAPEYQPKECFAMVQRWLSGAPL; encoded by the exons ATGGCAGCACCAGCTACAGAAACTATCAACAAGGGAGCGAAAGAGGTTGTGTCGAGCGTTTCTCATCTTTTCCTGCTGCTGTTATTCCTGTCGCCGTGGCCTCTTGTTTCATCTCTCGACGTAATTACCCATCTTCCTGGATTTGATGGGCCCCTGCCGTTCTATCTGGAAACCGG CTACGTGAATGTGGATGAAGCCAATGATGTGCAGCTTTTCTACTACTTCATAAAGTCAGAGAGGGAGCCTAAGGATGATCCTCTACTATTGTGGCTAACTGGTGGCCCGGGGTGTTCAGGTCTCTCTGGATTAATTTACGAGATAG GTCCTCTAGAATTTGATGTAGACAGCTACACCGAAGGCCTTCTTCCCTCTTTGTTGTACAAGCCAACTAGCTGGACAAAG GTGTCTAGCATCATATTTCTTGATTCCCCAGTGGGCACTGGGTTCTCTTATTCAACCTGCAAGCAAGCTCTCAAAACTAGTGACATAAAATCATCTGTAGATGTCCATACGTTTCTTAgaaag TGGTATGTTGATCACCCATCGTTCATGGCAAATCCTCTTTACATCGCTGGAGATTCGTATTCTGGTTTCACTGTGCCGGTTGTTGCCCAGTACATCGCAGATG GAAATGAAGCTGGATATGGGGTGCACTTAAACCTCAAG GGATACCTCCTTGGCAACCCTTGTACGGACGCTAACTATGATGGCGATGCAATAGTCGCTTATGCTCATGGGTTTGGCTTCATATCTGACGAACTTTATGAG TCAGCCAAGAAGAGTTGTGGAGGGAGATATCAGAATCCTAGCAATGCAGAGTGTGCAAGGTGGGTGGATACAGTAAAACAG GATCTCAGTGGGATTAACGCTGCCCAGATTCTGGAGCCTCAGTGCAGCTTCCCTGAAAGCCCGAAGCCCAACATAATCACTGCCGACAGGAGGAGGTTACTCGAAGCACTTTCCGAGCTCCCTACGTCGAACACTAATGATCCTTTGTGTAGG AATTATTGGTATTTACTCTCCCACGCCTGGGCAAACAATGATACTGTACGACAGGCTCTCGGCATCAGGGAG GGTTCAGTACAGATTTGGTTGAGGTGCGACATCGGCTTAAACAATTATACATATGATGTTCTAAGCTCTATAAAGTATCATTTGTCTCTGACCAGCCGAGGTTACCGTGCTCTAGTATACAG TGGTGACCATGACTTGACTGTGCCATTTTTGGGGACACAAGCGTGGATAAGGTCTCTCAACTTCTCCATTGTGGATGACTGGCGGCCATGGTCGGTGGAAGGCCAAGTTGCAGG ATTCACAAGGTCGTATTCCAATAATCTCACGTTTGCAACCGTCAAA GGTGGTGGTCATACGGCTCCAGAGTACCAGCCCAAGGAATGCTTTGCGATGGTCCAACGCTGGCTTTCGGGTGCTCCACTGTGA
- the LOC135653209 gene encoding pentatricopeptide repeat-containing protein At2g21090-like isoform X1, whose protein sequence is MPTHPPPCLLQSLRHCLAVGHLDLAVDTLPLLARCGLRPDSATLALLLRLCLRSPAALPLAGRVHLFLRLSGLLCAAPTPPLANHLLAFHFLRGRPDDARRLFRRMATPNLFSFNTMLAGYARLGMLHQARRLFDRMPHRDVVSWNTMILALARAGSCGDAVGLYSQLRRFSLGFNAHTFSGLLVACVRLGEAHLVRQVHAQVLLVGFLTNIIISSSLVNSYTKCGFVDDARKLFDEMPTRDVLAWTTLVHGLASSGDLVSARRVFDEMPEKNSISWTALIGSYTRHGHPFEALDLFRNMMKLGVSPDQFTFSSALCACGAIASVKHGKQIHARLLRTRFNPNAIVISSLVDMYSKCGDLAGGQRVFDLTDAGRMDTVLWNTMMSAAGQHGDGIEAVKMFEEMIKTGTKPDANTFIVLLTACSHSGLVEQGLRLFCSMRKQHGVVPDEDHYVCLVDMLGRAGRLEEATECLREMPCGPSARAWNALLGVCRIHGNLRLGRMVAQRAIKSDPECPTAYVLLSNFYADLGQWESVEKVRHLMQENKAMKERASSWIPFDNEIQSLGALDQLQPAEEVMQSHTILCSLNVSM, encoded by the exons ATGCCCACCCATCCCCCCCCGTGCCTCCTCCAGTCCCTCCGCCACTGCCTCGCCGTCGGCCACCTTGACCTCGCCGTCGATACCCTCCCCCTCCTCGCTCGTTGCGGCCTCCGCCCTGACTCCGCCACCCTTGCTCTCCTCCTCCGCTTGTGCCTCCGGTCCCCCGCCGCCCTTCCCTTAGCTGGCCGTGTCCACCTCTTCCTTCGCCTCTCCGGCCTCCTCTGTGCTGCCCCCACCCCTCCTCTCGCCAATCACCTACTCGCCTTTCACTTCCTCCGCGGCCGCCCTGACGACGCTCGCCGCCTCTTCCGCCGGATGGCCACCCCCAACCTCTTCTCCTTCAACACCATGCTCGCAGGATACGCCCGCCTCGGCATGCTCCACCAAGCCAGGCGCCTCTTCGACCGCATGCCCCACCGCGACGTCGTATCGTGGAACACCATGATCCTCGCCCTCGCTCGCGCTGGCTCTTGCGGCGACGCCGTCGGCCTCTATTCCCAGCTCCGCCGCTTCTCACTCGGGTTCAACGCCCACACTTTCTCCGGCCTCCTGGTCGCCTGCGTTCGGCTCGGGGAGGCGCACCTCGTCCGCCAGGTCCACGCCCAGGTGCTCCTTGTCGGGTTCTTGACCAATATCATCATCTCCAGCTCTCTGGTCAACTCTTACACGAAATgtgggtttgtggatgatgccagGAAGCTGTTTGATGAGATGCCTACCAGAGATGTGCTAGCTTGGACTACCCTGGTTCACGGTCTTGCCAGCAGCGGCGACCTAGTTTCTGCTCGTAGGGTGTTTGATGAGATGCCGGAGAAGAATTCCATCTCCTGGACTGCCTTGATTGGAAGTTACACACGCCATGGCCACCCTTTCGAAGCTCTGGATCTGTTTAGAAACATGATGAAATTGGGAGTTTCGCCAGATCAGTTCACTTTCAGCAGTGCCCTTTGTGCCTGCGGTGCTATTGCTTCAGTGAAGCATGGAAAGCAGATCCATGCTCGCTTGCTGAGAACCCGTTTCAACCCAAATGCCATAGTCATCAGTTCTCTCGTTGATATGTATTCCAAGTGTGGGGATCTGGCAGGAGGTCAAAGGGTTTTTGATCTTACGGATGCTGGCAGGATGGACACTGTGTTGTGGAATACAATGATGTCGGCTGCTGGGCAGCATGGTGATGGAATAGAGGCCGTTAAAATGTTTGAGGAGATGATTAAAACAGGGACAAAGCCTGATGCTAATACTTTCATAGTTCTTTTGACTGCATGCAGTCATTCAGGCCTTGTAGAGCAGGGGTTACGGTTATTCTGTTCCATGAGGAAACAACATGGTGTTGTTCCGGATGAAGATCACTATGTGTGTTTGGTAGACATGCTGGGCCGAGCAGGGCGTCTTGAAGAGGCAACAGAATGCCTCAGGGAGATGCCTTGTGGACCCAGTGCTCGAGCATGGAACGCATTGCTAGGGGTTTGTAGGATTCATGGGAACTTACGGCTTGGAAGGATGGTGGCACAAAGGGCTATTAAGTCGGATCCAGAATGTCCGACAGCGTATGTCCTGCTTTCAAATTTCTATGCAGATCTTGGACAGTGGGAATCTGTGGAGAAGGTCAGACACCTCATGCAGGAGAATAAAGCAATGAAAGAACGAGCTTCCAGCTGGATTCCATTTGATAATGAGATCCAGTCTTTGGGAGCCTTGGATCAATTGCAGCCCGCGGAGGAG GTCATGCAAAGCCATACCATTTTGTGCAGTTTGAATGTTAGCATGTAG
- the LOC103970109 gene encoding uncharacterized protein LOC103970109 → MAQAAVAVAPLRHSSWPRLSSLFSSGKHRQHLFFSVARSLRPLAPQAPEGDGDGEPDAPAVRKSRNELKREARRAVKWGMELASFSNPQIKRVLRIASLEREVFDALMLVKRLGPDVREGRRRQFNYIGRLLRQAQPDLMDALIQASKDGDNDRLLALAGPQTLSDENDEEEEEDTYGEEAVYDTWASVEVSENHAEIAAKWFDGLVDKDALITKEVYSIHNVEFDRQELRKLVRRVQSIREGILVDESGVGYDAMLTSAKKPLIRFLCSLAKKTLAE, encoded by the exons ATGGCCCAAGCGGCAGTGGCGGTAGCGCCGCTGCGGCACTCGTCATGGCCGCggctctcctccctcttctcctccggGAAGCACCGACAGCACCTCTTCTTCTCTGTCGCCCGCTCCCTCAGGCCTCTCGCCCCTCAAGCGCCCGAGGGCGACGGGGACGGCGAACCGGACGCGCCCGCGGTCAGGAAGAGCCGGAACGAGCTGAAGCGGGAGGCCCGCCGCGCCGTCAAGTGGGGCATGGAGCTCGCCAGCTTCTCCAACCCGCAGATCAAGCGCGTGCTTAG AATTGCCTCTCTTGAGCGTGAGGTCTTCGACGCCCTAATGCTAGTGAAG AGATTAGGTCCTGATGTTCGCGAAGGGAGGAGGAGGCAATTCAATTACATTG GACGACTTTTGCGGCAAGCACAACCTGATTTGATGGATGCTCTAATTCAAGCTTCTAAAGATGGTGACAATGATAGATTGCTAGCTTTGGCTGGTCCACAGACATTGTCTGATGAAAacgatgaagaggaagaagaagacacgTATGGGGAAGAGGCTGTCTATGATACATGGGCCTCCGTTGAG GTATCTGAAAACCATGCAGAAATAGCTGCCAAGTGGTTTGATGGCCTTGTTGATAAAGATGCTTTAATCACGAAGGAAGTGTATTCAATTCACAATGTTGAGTTTGATCGTCAG GAACTGCGAAAACTTGTTCGAAGAGTACAATCAATTCGAGAAGGCATTCTGGTTGATGAAAGTGGGGTGGGATATGATGCTATGTTAACCAGTGCAAAGAAGCCTCTCATTCGTTTTCTATGTTCGCTGGCCAAGAAAACATTGGCTGAATAA